GGCGATGCCGTCGAGCAGGTCGGCGGGGGCGCGCGGCGCCGGCGGCGCGAACCGTACCGGCGCCCCCGCCCGGGAGCCGGCCGTCACGCGGCGGCCACCGGGTTGGCGATGTCCACGTACACCGACTGGGTCTCGACCGGGCCGACCAGTTCGTCCAGGCCGTTCAGCCTGGTGAGCAGGTTCGCCTTGCAGCGCAGGGTGGCTGCCTCCAGCAGGTGGGCGGGCAGCGCGGAGCCGGTGGCGGCGGCCCGGGGACCGGCCAGGAAGCGCCGCAGGGCGGCCAGCAGGACCTGCTCGTCGGCGAGCCGCTGGGAGCCGAGCGCGCCGATCAGGCCCAGCACGTGGTTGATGCCCAGGTAGTAGGCGAAGCGCTCGTCGGCGGTGGCGTCCGCGACGAAGGTGTCGCTGGCCTCGCCGAGGCCGGGCAGCCGGGCGTGCAGCCGCTCGGCGTACGAGTCGCGGAAGTAGTAGCCCTGGTTGTCCCGGTAGCGGCCGCCGACCGGCCAGCCGGCGGCGTCCAGCAGGACGAGGCTGTTCTGCTGGTGGGCCTCCAGGGCGATGCCGGCCCGGCCGTCCAGCCAGAGCACCGGCAGCACGACGGCGTCCAGGTAGCGCAGGAACCACTCGGTGGCCACCGTCCGGAGCGGACGGCCGCAGCGCGCGGACAGGGCCCGCAGCACGTCGCCCAGCCGGCTGCGGACCGGCCCGTCACCGCCGAGCGGCTGCTCGGCCACCAGACCGGCCACGCAGAGGGCGCGCTGCTCCGGGCCGAAGGGCTGCTGCCGCAGCACGGTGTCCAGACCGCTGGGGTCGGCGGGGCCGCTCCGGCCCCCGGCGGCGGGCAGGTCCACCCCGATCCAGGCCGGGTCCCGGACGATGTCGAAGCCCGGGTGGGCGGCGCGCCACTCCTCGCCGAGGCCGCTCTCCAACAACCGGTGCACCTCCAGGCCGCGGTGGAGCTCCTTGCGGAGGTTCTCCCGGCGGGAGTTGGTGATCCGCAGGCCGAGCGAGAGCTTGAGCATCCAGGGGGTGCCGGGGCGGCAGACGGTACGGACCGAGGAGGTCGGGTACCAGGGAGCGCCGTGCGGGCCGAGGTCGTGCAGCCGGCCGTCGGCGAGGAGCGCGGCGACCGCCGGGCGCAGGGCCAGCTCGCGGGCCTGCCAGGGGTGCAGCGGGAGGGCGGCGGTGCCGGGCGGGAGCAGCCCGGGGGTGGCCAGCAGGCTCTCGGTGAGCTGTTCGGCGGTGCTGGTCAGCGCGGAGCCGGCGGCGAGCAGCTCGCGGTCGACGGCGTACCAGTGCAGTTGGAAGGAGCCGCGCAGCTCCGGCGAGTAGGCGGCGCTCTGGGCCGGGCCGAGTCCGTCGCGGCTCTTCGGGGTCGGGTGCAGCGGGTGGCCGAGCAGCAGGTCCTGCTCGGCGGCCAGGAAGGGCGAAGCGGGCCGGGCGGCGGGGTCGGCGGCCTGCCGGCGGTGGGCCAGGATGTCGGCGGTGCGGGTCACCGAGTCGGCGACCCGGGCGGCGAGGTCGGCGATCCGGCCGGGGTCGGGGCGGTCGGCGGCGGCCGCGGCGAGCAGCGCGGCGGCCGTGACGGCGTCGACGGGGGCCCCGTCCGGGACGGGCCGGCCGGGCTCCCCGGCAGCGGCGGGGCTTTCCGGTCCGGCCGCGGCGGCCTCGGCGGCGCCCGCACCGGCGAGGGTCGCGGCGTCGAACCGGTGCCAGCCGCAGGCCGACCAGTGCCGGACCGGGACGGTCAGCCGGGCGGCGCCGCCGAGGACGTCGATCCGCAGCAGGCCGTCGGGGCCGGGGCGGGCGCCGGTCTCCCGGGTCCAGCAGCGCAGCAGGGCCTCCAGCGCGGCCTGCTCGGCGGCGACGGCCGGGTCCTGGTGCAGCAGCCGGTCCGGCTGCGCCGCCCCTCTTGCGCGTGCACGGGCTTCGGCGCCGGCCCGCTCCGTGCCCGCCCGCTCGGGCGCCGCCCGCTGCGGACCGCTCCCGTCCGGATGGGCCGCTTCCACCCCGGCCTCTTCCGCCGCTGCCTGATGGGGCAGGTACGGAAGTGCGGTCGGGGCTCCGGTGAGGGCGGTGCTCAAGGCTGCTCCTTGGGGCGCGGGGGACTCCGGACGCGGCATTGTCGGGGGATGTCTGGCGGGCACCTCTCACCGTGCGTCAGGTAAGGGTTACCTATCCCTGAGGGGTGATCACAAGAACGGATCACTCGTTGGAGTGAAGATCGCGAGTTACTCACCCTCAGGGGGGAGCAGCTGCTTCCC
The sequence above is a segment of the Kitasatospora sp. NBC_00240 genome. Coding sequences within it:
- a CDS encoding IucA/IucC family protein; this encodes MPRPESPAPQGAALSTALTGAPTALPYLPHQAAAEEAGVEAAHPDGSGPQRAAPERAGTERAGAEARARARGAAQPDRLLHQDPAVAAEQAALEALLRCWTRETGARPGPDGLLRIDVLGGAARLTVPVRHWSACGWHRFDAATLAGAGAAEAAAAGPESPAAAGEPGRPVPDGAPVDAVTAAALLAAAAADRPDPGRIADLAARVADSVTRTADILAHRRQAADPAARPASPFLAAEQDLLLGHPLHPTPKSRDGLGPAQSAAYSPELRGSFQLHWYAVDRELLAAGSALTSTAEQLTESLLATPGLLPPGTAALPLHPWQARELALRPAVAALLADGRLHDLGPHGAPWYPTSSVRTVCRPGTPWMLKLSLGLRITNSRRENLRKELHRGLEVHRLLESGLGEEWRAAHPGFDIVRDPAWIGVDLPAAGGRSGPADPSGLDTVLRQQPFGPEQRALCVAGLVAEQPLGGDGPVRSRLGDVLRALSARCGRPLRTVATEWFLRYLDAVVLPVLWLDGRAGIALEAHQQNSLVLLDAAGWPVGGRYRDNQGYYFRDSYAERLHARLPGLGEASDTFVADATADERFAYYLGINHVLGLIGALGSQRLADEQVLLAALRRFLAGPRAAATGSALPAHLLEAATLRCKANLLTRLNGLDELVGPVETQSVYVDIANPVAAA